In a single window of the Poecile atricapillus isolate bPoeAtr1 chromosome 27, bPoeAtr1.hap1, whole genome shotgun sequence genome:
- the JUP gene encoding junction plakoglobin — MEVMNMMEQPIKVTEWQQTYTYDSGIHSGVNTQVPSVSSKCLGDDDEVYGKQYTIKKTTTTSYCQGGSQSQSQAQADMEAQLAMTRAQRVRAAMYPETVEDRSLLITTQLEGQQTNVQRLAEPSQMLKSAIVHLINYQDDAELATRAIPELTKLLNDEDPVVVSKAAMIVNQLSKKEASRRALMQSPQIVAAVVRTMQSTSDLDTARCTTSILHNLSHHREGLLSIFKSGGIPALVRMLSSPVESVLFYAITTLHNLLLYQEGAKMAVRLADGLQKMVPLLNKNNPKFLAITTDCLQLLAYGNQESKLIILANGGPQALVQIMRSYNYEKLLWTTSRVLKVLSVCPSNKPAIVEAGGMQALGKHLTSSSPRLVQNCLWTLRNLSDVATKQEGLDGVLKILVNQLSSDDVNVLTCATGTLSNLTCNNSKNKTLVTQSNGVEALIHTILRAGDKEDITEPAVCALRHLTSRHPEAEMAQNSVRLNYGIPAIVKLLNQPNQWPLVKATIGLIRNLALCPANHAPLQEAAVIPRLVQLLVKAHQDAQRHAAAGTQQPYTDGVKMEEIVEGCTGALHILARDPMNRMEIFRLNTIPLFVQLLYSPVENIQRVAAGVLCELAQDKEAADAIDAEGASAPLMELLHSRNEGTATYAAAVLFRISEDKNPDYRKRVSVELTNSLFKHDPAAWEAAQSMIPINEPYSDELDPGYRPMYSGDIPLDPIDMHMDMDGDYPMDAYSDGVRAPFADHMLA; from the exons ATGGAGGTGATGAACATGATGGAGCAGCCGATCAAGGTGACGGAGTGGCAGCAGACCTACACCTACGACTCCGGAATCCACTCCGGCGTCAACACGCAGGTGCCCTCGGTCAGCAGCAAGTGCCTGGGGGACGATGACGAGGTGTATGGGAAGCAGTACACCATCAAGAAGACGACCACCACGAGTTACTGCCAGGGAgggagccagagccagagccaagCGCAAG CGGACATGGAGGCTCAGCTGGCCATGACCCGTGCCCAGCGCGTCCGGGCCGCCATGTACCCCGAGACGGTGGAGGACCGCTCGCTTCTCATCACCACCCAGCTGGAGGGGCAGCAGACCAACGTGCAGCGCCTGGCAGAGCCCTCCCAGATGCTGAAATCAGCCATCGTGCACCTTATCAACTACCAGGATGACGCCGAGCTGGCCACACGTGCCATCCCAGAGCTCACCAAGCTGCTCAACGACGAGGACCCG gtgGTTGTCAGCAAGGCAGCCATGATCGTCAACCAGCTCTCCAAGAAGGAGGCGTCGCGCCGCGCGCTGATGCAGTCGCCGCAGATCGTGGCGGCCGTGGTCCGCACCATGCAGAGCACCAGTGACCTGGACACCGCCCGCTGCACCACCAGCATCCTGCACAACCTCTCGCACCACCGCGAGGGCCTGCTCTCCATCTTCAAGTCTGGGGGCATCCCGGCCCTCGTCAGGATGCTGAG CTCGCCCGTCGAGTCCGTTCTCTTCTACGCCATCACCACCCTGCACAACCTGCTGCTGTACCAGGAGGGGGCCAAGATGGCCGTGCGCTTGGCTGACGGGCTGCAGAAGATGGTTCCCCTGCTGAACAAGAACAACCCCAAGTTCCTGGCCATCACCACTGActgcctccagctgctggcCTATGGGAACCAGGAGAGCAAG CTGATTATTTTGGCCAATGGAGGACCCCAGGCCCTGGTGCAGATCATGCGCAGCTACAACTATGAGAAGCTGCTCTGGACCACAAGCCGTGTGCTCAAAGTGCTGTCAGTGTGTCCCAGCAACAAGCCTGCCATCGTTGAGGCTG GTGGCATGCAGGCATTGGGCAAGCACTTgaccagctccagccccaggctggtCCAGAACTGCCTGTGGACCCTGCGGAACCTTTCTGATGTGGCAACCAAGCAG GAGGGCCTGGATGGCGTCCTCAAGATCCTGGTGAACCAGCTGAGCTCTGATGATGTGAATGTGCTGACCTGTGCCACTGGCACCCTCTCCAACCTGACCTGCAACAACAGCAAGAACAAGACACTGGTGACGCAGTCAAACGGGGTGGAGGCCCTGATCCACACCATTCTGCGGGCGGGTGACAAGGAGGACATCACCGAGCCGGCCGTCTGTGCCCTGCGGCACCTCACCAGCCGGCACCCCGAGGCCGAGATGGCGCAGAACTCGGTGCGGCTCAACTACGGCATCCCCGCCATTGTCAAGCTCCTCAACCAGCCCAACCAGTGGCCACTGGTTAAG gctaCCATAGGCCTGATCCGCAACCTGGCTCTGTGTCCTGCCAACCATGCCCCGCTGCAGGAGGCCGCCGTCATCCCCCGCCTGGTCCAGCTGCTGGTCAAGGCTCACCAGGACGCCCAGAGACACGCGGCTGCCGGCACACAACAGCCCTACACG GATGGAGTGAAGATGGAAGAGATTGTGGAGGGTTGCACAGGGGCGCTGCACATCCTGGCCCGGGACCCCATGAACCGCATGGAGATCTTCCGCCTCAACACCATCCCTCTCTTCGTGCAG CTCCTGTACTCGCCGGTGGAGAACATCCAGCGCGTGGCAGCCGGCGTGCTGTGCGAGCTGGCCCAGGACAAGGAGGCAGCAGATGCCATCGATGCCGAGGGGGCCTCGGCTCccctgatggagctgctgcactcCCGAAatgaggggacag CCACCTATGCGGCCGCCGTGCTCTTCCGCATCTCGGAGGACAAGAACCCTGACTACAGGAAGCGTGTCTCTGTGGAGCTCACCAACTCCCTCTTCAAGCATGACCCGGCAGCCTGGGAAGCG GCTCAGAGCATGATCCCTATCAACGAGCCCTACTCAGATG agctggaccCTGGTTACCGCCCCATGTACTCGGGT
- the P3H4 gene encoding endoplasmic reticulum protein SC65: MGGAVPVPVPQPAVLLAVLAAGLCAAQYEQYSVRGFPAAALEPLQRSYARALERYADAQWAESAEGLEASLRLHRLLRDSEAHCHRRCAGEPPAGEDPAEEPRGERDPAWEWERELRLFGRLLLRAGCLRACKRELPVFQLRYPPAQTLRDFQRRQPYQYLHYALFKSNKIEKAVSAAHTFLQKNPKHEMTLRYLNYYRTMLDVDEYLVDLEAQPYEPIFVRSVKLYNNGDFRSSAADMEQALAEYYKAYEDCLAGCEGAYELQEFKDFYPAIADHFVSVLQCKVDCETELTPNVGGYFVEKFVATMYHYLQFAYYKLNDVQDAVRSVSSYMLFDPGDTVMQQNLVYYRFHRERWRLRDEDFEPRPEAVRYHNQTAAQKKMLEFARQYLQDDDEMEVDGAEGPEVLDLPSDGEFEGEGDYEEGFFAEWWQEPKTKGDKDEQEIL, from the exons ATGGGCGGTGCGGTGCCGGTACCGGTTCCGCAGCCGGCCGTGCTGCTGGCGGTGCTGGCGGCGGGGCTGTGCGCGGCGCAGTACGAGCAGTACAGCGTGCGCGGCTTCCCCGCGGCCGCGCTGGAGCCGCTGCAGCGCTCCTACGCGCGGGCGCTGGAGCGGTACGCGGACGCGCAATGGGCGGAGAGCGCTGAGGGGCTGGAGGCCAGTCTGCGGCTCCACAGGCTGCTGCGGGACAGCGAGGCGCATTGCCACCGCCGCTGCGCCGGGGAGCCCCCCGCGGGGGAGGATCCCGCCGAGGAGCCCCGCGGGGAGCGGGACCCCGCGTGGGAGTGGGAGCGGGAGCTGCGGCTCTTCGGGCGGCTGCTGCTCCGCGCCGGCTGCCTGCGCGCCTGCAAACGGGAGCTGCCCGTGTTCCAGCTGCGCTACCCGCCGGCGCAGACCCTGCGCGACTTCCAGCGCCGCCAGCCCTACCAGTACCTGCACTACGCGCTCTTCAAG TCAAATAAGATCGAGAAAGCAGTGTCTGCTGCCCACACCTTCCTgcagaaaaaccccaagcaTGAGATGACCTTGAGGTACCTGAACTACTACAGGACAATGCTGGATGTGGATGAATACCTGGTTGACCTGGAAGCTCAGCCCTATGAG CCAATATTCGTGCGGTCAGTGAAGCTGTACAACAACGGGGATTTCCGGAGCAGTGCAGCCGACATGGAGCAGGCGCTGGCCGAGTACTACAAGGCGTACGAAGATTGTCTGGCCGGCTGCGAGGGTGCCTACGAGCTTCAGGAGTTCAAGGACTTCTACCCTGCCATCGCAG ACCACTTTGTGAGCGTGCTGCAGTGCAAGGTGGACTGCGAGACCGAGCTCACTCCCAACGTGGGTGGCTACTTTGTGGAGAAGTTTGTGGCCACCATGTACCACTACCTGCAGTTCGCTTACTACAAGC TGAACGACGTGCAGGACGCGGTGCGCAGCGTCTCCAGCTACATGCTCTTCGACCCGGGTGACACCGTGATGCAGCAGAACCTGGTCTATTACCGCTTCCACCGCGAGCGCTGGCGCCTGCGGGACGAGGACTTCGAGCCACGGCCG gaagCCGTGCGCTACCACAACCAGACGGCCGCTCAGAAGAAGATGCTGGAATTTGCCCGGCAGTACCTGCAGGATGATGATGAG ATGGAGGTGGATGGTGCTGAGGGGCCAGAGGTGCTGGACCTGCCCTCTGATGGCGAGTTCGAGGGTGAAGGTGACTACGAGGAGGGCTTCTTCGCGGAGTGGTGGCAGGAACCCAAGACCAAAGGAGACAAAGACGAACAAG AGATCCTATGA